A window of the Streptomyces finlayi genome harbors these coding sequences:
- a CDS encoding phosphotransferase family protein, with the protein MTTTHSEESFAVLEGVAAAAGLSPQGAEPIRLAENDLWKLPHGVVVRIARSGQEEAAAREVAVARWLAENHVPAVRPMDREQPVYVHGRAATFWELLPPHRQGTESELGPLLRQMHRLPKPTFPIGQLDPFVRIADRLTAARCANDNDKTWLLHRLDELKDKWAKLPNGLPQCVIHGDAWGGNCAVTDEGALLLDFERTSLGPPEWDLTSTAVALDTFGTLPAEQYKDFSEQYGFDVRDWAGYPTLRSIRELRLVTFGLQTADKDPAALEQARYRIDCVRGLRGDRPWHWTAVG; encoded by the coding sequence ATGACCACGACGCACAGCGAGGAATCGTTCGCCGTCCTCGAAGGGGTGGCAGCCGCTGCCGGCCTCTCTCCACAGGGCGCTGAACCCATCAGGCTCGCCGAGAACGACCTGTGGAAACTGCCCCACGGCGTGGTCGTGCGCATCGCCCGTTCAGGACAGGAGGAGGCAGCCGCCCGCGAGGTGGCCGTAGCCCGTTGGCTAGCTGAGAACCACGTCCCGGCTGTGCGCCCAATGGACAGAGAGCAGCCCGTTTACGTGCATGGGCGGGCGGCCACGTTCTGGGAGCTGCTGCCTCCACACCGGCAGGGCACCGAGTCCGAACTCGGCCCCCTTCTTCGACAGATGCACCGGTTGCCCAAGCCGACGTTCCCCATCGGCCAGCTAGACCCGTTCGTGCGGATCGCTGACCGTCTGACCGCTGCGCGATGTGCCAACGACAATGACAAGACGTGGCTCCTCCACCGCCTCGACGAACTCAAGGACAAGTGGGCGAAGCTCCCGAACGGGCTGCCGCAGTGCGTCATTCACGGAGACGCCTGGGGCGGCAACTGTGCGGTGACGGACGAGGGAGCCTTGCTCTTGGACTTCGAGCGGACGTCCCTCGGACCGCCCGAGTGGGACCTGACCTCAACTGCCGTTGCTTTAGACACCTTCGGAACACTGCCCGCCGAGCAGTACAAGGACTTCAGCGAGCAATACGGCTTCGATGTCCGCGACTGGGCCGGGTATCCCACCCTGCGGAGCATCCGGGAACTGCGTCTGGTGACCTTCGGTCTGCAAACCGCGGATAAAGACCCCGCGGCGCTTGAACAGGCCCGGTACCGCATCGACTGCGTGCGGGGGCTTCGTGGAGACCGGCCCTGGCACTGGACGGCGGTCGGGTAA
- a CDS encoding DUF397 domain-containing protein yields the protein MAEQSKEPQWFKSSYSASPDNECVEVANMPKRTLVRDSKRPAGPHTGFSHSAWATFTVHVGSGTPPLLG from the coding sequence GTGGCTGAACAGTCAAAGGAACCGCAGTGGTTCAAAAGCAGTTACAGCGCCTCTCCTGACAACGAGTGTGTGGAAGTTGCCAACATGCCTAAGCGGACGTTGGTCCGAGATTCCAAGCGCCCCGCCGGCCCGCACACCGGCTTTTCGCATTCAGCGTGGGCCACCTTCACTGTCCACGTCGGATCTGGGACGCCGCCTCTGCTTGGGTGA
- a CDS encoding DUF2220 domain-containing protein → MTAPTPEQPPRLSPGAARLSAALHARAERATLPRATVMEAFTAALPGAARSDNPRTVLATLLEELSDAGVLRLPHGQAGKWDAGRPALPEHIRLPAVTPPKPTPAATRRSYRPELDWAQTARLTTAHHEVVALINRWFRDTSNRLELRAPISLRERSYEIFQDEKRLDALISGALFAPGRLTLEQLGTYREPPPLAFRQLGDGDTLLVAENSDTYATLRDLLPPNPGRTRAVAFGSGRAFEASIETAKEIRGIQRILYYGDLDAEGLSIPARASVTATQCGLPPVEPATALYDLLLSHTSTPGQPVSGERAHTLTAWLPPRQRQKTHEVLMSGRRIAQEATNRKELAGNAIWFP, encoded by the coding sequence ATGACAGCGCCCACCCCCGAGCAGCCGCCCCGCCTCTCGCCAGGCGCTGCCCGCCTCAGCGCCGCGCTCCACGCCCGCGCCGAGCGGGCCACGCTGCCGCGCGCCACCGTGATGGAAGCCTTCACCGCGGCCCTGCCCGGCGCCGCGCGCAGCGACAACCCCCGCACCGTGCTGGCCACCCTGCTCGAGGAACTCTCCGATGCCGGCGTCCTCCGCCTCCCCCACGGCCAGGCAGGCAAGTGGGACGCCGGCCGCCCCGCCCTGCCCGAACACATCCGGCTGCCCGCAGTCACCCCGCCCAAGCCCACCCCTGCCGCCACACGACGCTCCTACCGCCCCGAACTCGACTGGGCCCAGACCGCGCGCCTCACCACCGCCCATCACGAAGTCGTAGCTCTCATCAACCGGTGGTTTCGCGACACCAGCAACCGCCTGGAACTTCGCGCGCCGATCTCCCTGCGCGAACGCTCATATGAGATTTTCCAGGACGAGAAGCGCCTCGACGCGCTCATTTCCGGTGCGCTCTTCGCCCCCGGTCGCCTCACCCTGGAACAGCTCGGTACCTACCGCGAACCACCGCCCCTCGCCTTCCGACAGCTCGGCGACGGCGACACCCTCCTCGTCGCCGAGAACAGCGATACCTATGCCACACTCCGCGACCTACTCCCCCCGAACCCCGGGCGCACCAGAGCCGTAGCCTTCGGCTCCGGACGTGCCTTCGAAGCCTCCATCGAAACCGCCAAAGAAATCCGAGGAATCCAACGGATTCTCTACTACGGCGACCTCGACGCAGAAGGACTGTCCATCCCCGCCCGCGCCTCCGTAACGGCCACCCAGTGCGGGCTGCCCCCGGTCGAACCCGCCACCGCGCTGTACGACCTACTCCTGAGCCACACCTCTACCCCGGGCCAGCCAGTCTCCGGTGAACGCGCCCACACGCTTACGGCGTGGCTCCCACCCAGACAGAGACAGAAGACCCATGAGGTCCTGATGTCGGGCCGCCGCATCGCGCAGGAGGCCACCAACCGTAAGGAGCTCGCCGGTAACGCCATTTGGTTCCCTTGA
- a CDS encoding helix-turn-helix domain-containing protein: MTNESKSAKLNGEIESGPTARRRQLGFRLLALRKDAGLSAEEAGRRAGISKATVSRYEQAKGNVRWNQVKQLCEVYRASVEETAELIDLAQNSKVTDGWWVPYAGKLSDPMRVLLPLENEAKSIWHLSNGVVPGLLQTRRYAAAIKATPSNTLTPEQVTEFLDMRMQRQQILERKTPPTYHVVLDESVLRRNVGGPEVMTEQLDLLLDRRAEPNITIQVLPFDAGAYSATLTSFIVYGGPDPSLDVIFIENAVGSLFLEEEGSRQAYENARAFLSSEALDPDSSAELIAEARKKHLQDQK; this comes from the coding sequence ATGACGAACGAGTCGAAGAGTGCCAAGCTGAACGGCGAGATCGAGTCGGGGCCGACCGCACGTCGTCGCCAACTCGGCTTCCGGCTGCTTGCGCTTAGGAAAGACGCTGGCCTCTCTGCTGAAGAGGCTGGCCGCCGGGCGGGCATATCGAAGGCCACGGTCAGCCGGTACGAGCAGGCCAAGGGCAACGTGCGCTGGAACCAGGTCAAACAGCTCTGCGAGGTCTACCGGGCGTCGGTAGAGGAGACAGCGGAACTAATCGACCTAGCGCAAAACAGCAAGGTCACAGACGGCTGGTGGGTTCCGTATGCCGGAAAGCTCTCCGATCCCATGAGGGTGCTTCTTCCGCTTGAGAATGAAGCGAAATCAATCTGGCACCTTTCCAACGGGGTGGTTCCCGGCCTCTTGCAGACCAGGCGCTACGCCGCGGCGATCAAAGCGACACCGAGCAACACCCTCACACCGGAACAGGTGACGGAGTTCCTGGATATGAGAATGCAGCGCCAACAGATCCTCGAACGCAAGACACCGCCGACCTACCACGTCGTCTTGGACGAGAGCGTGCTCCGCCGCAACGTCGGAGGCCCCGAGGTGATGACGGAGCAGCTTGACCTGCTGCTAGACCGCAGGGCGGAGCCGAACATCACGATCCAGGTACTCCCGTTCGATGCCGGTGCATACAGCGCAACGCTGACCAGCTTCATCGTCTACGGGGGGCCAGACCCATCCCTCGACGTCATCTTCATTGAGAACGCCGTGGGTTCCCTCTTCTTGGAGGAGGAGGGATCACGCCAGGCATACGAGAATGCGCGTGCATTCTTGAGCAGCGAAGCGCTAGACCCCGATTCCTCGGCGGAGTTGATCGCCGAGGCCCGCAAGAAGCACCTGCAAGATCAGAAGTAG
- a CDS encoding helix-turn-helix domain-containing protein, protein MAQKPKPLDETASARAWWGKELRNWRTTRKMSTSEVGAKVHLSATMIERIEKNERRCDAALASLLDDAVEAGGALKRLWRLVEQEAAGEAAHADKSTSEADQGASGAPIKGMLGLNPHALSERSQPDMERRAFFSLGGVAALAPTAFIDLLPSSGPHALPKDVRPEDIQQVLTAADTLAGWDNLYGGGGIVGSSSMGLFIWAKGLLATKYPSKLKADLYTAVGRLSVVMGASAFDAYAHHDATELLRFGTWCAEQGNNWHLRAASLNWRARHEIWCGRPDDGLTYAESGLLRSDRLTPREQAMLHNARARAWAKMRNPDEALAAIDWSDRIFARARDGEDEPWMTYYDEAQHHGDTGHAAYDIALMPGQSPALAASRLETAIDGHTDAYVRSRALSGTKLATLTMATGDPQQAVAIANRALDEVGKLRSKRAVTDMENLSSASARYARRPDVAALRSRITITVHA, encoded by the coding sequence ATGGCACAGAAACCCAAACCCCTGGACGAGACGGCGTCAGCGCGCGCCTGGTGGGGCAAGGAGCTGCGTAACTGGCGCACCACTCGCAAGATGTCGACGAGCGAGGTAGGCGCAAAGGTGCACCTCAGTGCCACAATGATCGAGCGCATCGAGAAGAACGAGCGCAGGTGCGACGCCGCCTTGGCCAGTCTCCTGGACGACGCCGTCGAGGCAGGGGGAGCGTTGAAGAGGCTCTGGCGCCTCGTCGAGCAGGAAGCAGCAGGGGAGGCTGCTCATGCGGACAAGTCCACTAGCGAAGCCGACCAAGGCGCCAGCGGAGCCCCGATCAAGGGCATGCTTGGACTGAACCCGCATGCGCTTTCGGAACGGAGCCAACCAGACATGGAGCGCCGCGCCTTCTTCTCCCTGGGCGGAGTAGCTGCCCTCGCCCCGACAGCCTTCATCGACCTACTCCCGTCCTCGGGGCCACACGCTCTCCCCAAGGACGTGCGACCGGAAGACATCCAGCAGGTCTTGACGGCCGCAGACACCCTCGCAGGATGGGACAACCTCTACGGTGGCGGCGGGATCGTAGGCAGTTCTTCCATGGGCCTCTTCATCTGGGCCAAGGGGCTGCTCGCCACGAAGTACCCCTCCAAGCTGAAAGCCGACCTCTACACCGCGGTCGGGCGACTCTCGGTTGTGATGGGTGCGAGCGCCTTCGACGCCTACGCACACCACGACGCGACCGAACTCTTACGGTTCGGCACTTGGTGCGCCGAGCAGGGCAACAACTGGCACCTACGAGCGGCATCTCTCAACTGGCGTGCACGCCATGAGATCTGGTGCGGCCGACCCGACGATGGCCTGACGTACGCGGAGAGCGGACTGCTTCGCTCGGACCGTCTCACCCCGCGGGAGCAGGCCATGCTCCACAACGCCAGAGCCCGAGCCTGGGCGAAGATGCGCAACCCGGACGAAGCGCTGGCAGCCATCGACTGGTCGGACCGGATCTTCGCGCGAGCCCGCGATGGTGAAGACGAGCCGTGGATGACCTACTACGACGAGGCACAGCACCACGGGGATACCGGACACGCGGCCTACGACATCGCGCTTATGCCGGGACAATCACCTGCGCTTGCAGCGTCACGCCTTGAGACGGCCATCGACGGCCACACAGACGCGTACGTACGCTCCCGCGCCCTTTCGGGCACCAAGCTCGCAACTCTCACGATGGCCACCGGAGATCCACAACAGGCCGTGGCCATCGCGAACCGCGCACTGGACGAAGTCGGAAAGCTCCGGTCCAAGCGAGCAGTCACGGACATGGAAAACCTGTCCAGCGCATCGGCCCGATACGCCCGCAGACCAGACGTGGCCGCACTCCGCAGCCGGATCACCATTACGGTCCATGCATGA
- a CDS encoding restriction endonuclease translates to MVKSAIDREKALLDFTELPKDGEGFELLVRDVAMLLGFKARWTGRGPDGGRDLLLEEPGSPLLGGKIRYWLVSCKHMAHANGGMGRSVGLDDIGADGGIIDAVTQHQAQGYLLACSTQPSSAVVTRLEAIERNKGIPVHVWDSADIERALDTEKGWPIAQRFLPTSVGGWRIINTGESNEFTGVTRGYYIKFANRDDSRLHTSIMDDCFDLIESVQLPERDELRPRAVYYDDRYTRLYWQLDYLHERLADDPAISETSMRCLAKHLVKVFDQSDTMMGVDIDFLIKARSVSRHSDSYDPDHYTFYKKVRPEPFGPWGY, encoded by the coding sequence GTGGTCAAATCGGCGATAGACAGGGAAAAGGCTTTGCTTGACTTCACAGAACTCCCAAAGGATGGCGAAGGGTTCGAACTGCTCGTGCGTGACGTGGCTATGCTCTTGGGCTTCAAGGCACGCTGGACCGGCAGGGGTCCTGACGGAGGACGGGATCTCCTCCTCGAGGAACCAGGATCCCCACTTCTGGGCGGGAAGATCCGCTATTGGCTCGTCTCTTGCAAGCACATGGCGCACGCCAACGGAGGCATGGGCAGATCCGTGGGACTCGATGACATAGGAGCGGACGGCGGCATCATTGACGCGGTGACTCAGCATCAAGCCCAGGGATACCTGTTGGCCTGCTCCACACAGCCGTCCAGCGCCGTGGTCACACGGCTGGAAGCCATCGAGCGGAACAAGGGCATCCCTGTGCATGTCTGGGACAGCGCCGATATAGAACGCGCCCTTGATACCGAGAAGGGATGGCCCATCGCTCAGCGCTTTCTACCGACGAGCGTGGGAGGTTGGCGAATCATCAACACCGGCGAATCTAACGAGTTCACCGGAGTGACTCGGGGCTACTACATCAAGTTCGCGAATCGCGATGACAGTCGCCTACATACATCAATCATGGACGACTGCTTTGACCTCATCGAGTCCGTACAACTCCCCGAGAGGGACGAGCTACGGCCGCGGGCGGTCTACTACGACGACAGGTACACGCGACTCTACTGGCAGCTCGACTATCTCCATGAACGTCTTGCCGACGATCCCGCCATCTCGGAGACCTCAATGCGATGTCTTGCAAAGCACCTTGTGAAAGTCTTCGACCAATCCGACACAATGATGGGTGTAGACATCGACTTCCTCATCAAAGCGCGCAGCGTGTCACGTCACAGTGATTCGTATGACCCAGACCACTACACCTTCTACAAGAAGGTACGCCCCGAACCATTTGGCCCATGGGGCTACTGA